One part of the Haliotis asinina isolate JCU_RB_2024 chromosome 2, JCU_Hal_asi_v2, whole genome shotgun sequence genome encodes these proteins:
- the LOC137271695 gene encoding probable glutamate receptor, with product MDYDISSSTEEQLNRILRDMDNVPQLHMNVLLLCNVTTTVSVLRQMGHCTKARMWTLVFNPHGRAFRDVALSNGAVTNPRNAYPNINFGFNGRELTVVMKDNHLGFGFVTVNKRRVYAYPFHLLKRLSQAMNFSYRVIPPREDEWGRNINGSWTGVFGMLQRREADLAADTLAMHTDRLAVSDYILPAVSESKQFILYKKEDAVEEDNLLIFLRPFQTFVYSMFGLSVITYICLLSFVRLIHNKDVFISHVASEGKDSDRNVDLDNNCSATTRVIQTTTAAAFATYGAAVKQGSTIESSFDSDRILVAGWWIFTTIFSAVYCGTIMTMFAVKSESPPFSNMAELAAREDYKMGYDPSSVVSNLLQNSKWPDVVAVTQRVKELSTRDPDVLTSNITKHLQKVREGKYAFIAGSMVAELESAECRFKAIDAKLNRFLAVFYLPKCSPFKEDFDKSMYLLAESGILQRTYQEWYQSTPDGKCQVEEYPKTVSLVNIQGIVFPVALGLTCGFIVLVAEIVWHKVKQKLYQRGPGGILLVSKLAW from the exons GCTGAACCGAATCCTGAGAGATATGGACAATGTGCCCCAGCTCCATATGAACGTTCTGCTCCTCTGTAACGTCACAACAACTGTTTCAGTCTTACGTCAAATG GGACATTGTACAAAGGCAAGGATGTGGACACTGGTGTTCAACCCTCATGGACGCGCTTTCAGAGACGTGGCTCTTTCGAACGGCGCAGTAACAAATCCCAGGAACGCCTACCCGAATATCAATTTCGGGTTCAATGGACGCGAACTTACAGTCGTCATGAAG GACAACCACTTAGGATTTGGCTTCGTGACAGTGAATAAGCGGAGGGTGTATGCATATCCTTTCCATCTATTGAAACGTCTGTCACAAGCAATGAACTTCAG TTACAGAGTTATACCACCGAGGGAAGACGAGTGGGGCAGGAATATCAATGGTTCATGGACTGGAGTATTCGGGATGCTTCAGAGAAGG GAGGCAGACCTGGCAGCGGATACCCTAGCCATGCACACTGATCGCCTGGCCGTGTCCGATTATATTCTTCCTGCGGTAAGTGAAAGCAAACAATTTATTCTGTACAAGAAAGAGGATGCCGTTGAAGAGGACAATCTGCTGATCTTTCTAAGACCGTTCCAAACTTTTGTCTACAGTATGTTTGGTCTATCGGTGATTACATACATATGTCTGTTGTCCTTTGTAAGACTAATTCATAATAAAGACGTATTCATATCGCATGTGGCGTCTGAAGGAAAGGATTCTGATAGAAATGTGGACTTAGACAACAATTGTTCAGCCACCACCAGAGTAATCCAGACTACGACAGCAGCAGCATTTGCTACCTATGGAGCAGCTGTGAAGCAAG GATCAACCATAGAGTCATCATTTGACTCCGATCGGATCCTTGTCGCGGGATGGTGGATTTTCACAACCATTTTCTCGGCTGTCTACTGTGGGACAATCATGACCATGTTTGCTGTAAAATCAGAAAGCCCTCCATTTTCCAACATGGCAGAGTTGGCTGCTAGAGAAGACTACAAAATGGGCTACGATCCATCAAGCGTCGTTTCAAACCTACTTCAG aattcaaaatggccagATGTCGTGGCAGTCACACAAAGAGTTAAAGAACTGTCTACCAGAGACCCTGATGTACtcaccagcaacatcacaaagCACCTGCAAAAAGTCAGGGAGGGAAAATACGCGTTTATAGCAGGCAGCATGGTTGCTGAATTAGAAAGCGCAGAGTGTCGATTTAAAGCGATTGATGCCAAATTAAACAGATTTTTAGCGGTCTTCTATCTTCCAAAGTGCTCCCCCTTCAAAGAAGATTTCGACAAAAG TATGTACCTTCTCGCTGAAAGTGGTATCCTGCAACGCACCTATCAAGAATGGTATCAGTCCACTCCAGATGGCAAATGTCAGGTAGAAGAGTACCCCAAAACCGTGTCACTCGTCAATATCCAGGGCATCGTCTTTCCTGTGGCATTAGGATTGACTTGTGGTTTCATAGTGTTGGTGGCAGAAATTGTTTGGCACAAGGTCAAACAGAAACTCTATCAAAGAGGACCTGGAGGAATCTTGTTGGTTTCAAAGTTAGCGTGGTAA